The genomic stretch TCCTCACCTGAGAGTAGAGAaaaggatcaagttttcctttaaatgttgagaaagagagaaatgtgACCTTGTGATTGGACTGTGGGCCTATTGTACAGGGTCAAAAATACTTTTTCCCATGCTAGTTATAAGATTCAGGTCCCCATGATGagaagattctctcttcaccaacTTGATCCTAAATAAAATGTTGTATAAGAACTTAGGGGTTTTACGAAGTCTTCATGTGCATTTATACCTCTTTCTACTGATTATCAAGTTATGGCCCGACCCGGGCTGCTtacccaaaaatgggatccttaGGCACTCTGAAACCACATAGAATAGGGGATGTGGAAAATAAAAGTAGCATATCCAAGGACCCTTTGAAACCTTGAATGTTTACCTTGGTTCAAACCGGATAGAGAATTTCTTATGGGATAACATTTGATTGAATCCCTTTTCAATGCCTACCTCTCATGAATTTTCTTCCAGAGATTGAAGTTTATCAATGGTTATTGttcacaaccccccccccccccccccccgccaaaaaaaaaaagccatatgTAGGGGACCGATCCCTATCTTTGGTCGATTTGATTGACTGCCCGGAGGACTTCTCCATCAAACTGAATCTCTTGGCCTACCTTAATCCCAAGGAAGTGAAACTATCCCAAATATTAGAATTAAAGAAGGGAGAGGATGGCATTGACAAATCTGTCATTACTGGCTGGTCATCTATCTGATGATAAGGAGAATTCTGGTTCATATCGGTGAACCCAATTGGGTAGTAACTATCATATTGGGAGTGGGAGATTGTTTTGATCAGAAAATAGCAATATTTTCAATAATAAATATAGTATGTCGTGAGAGCATCTATTGTAACCttcccctaaaaaataaaaataaataaataaaaacccttGACTAGCACTTGTCTATGGAGACTTCCAAATGTAGCAGATTTTTAAATTCTCTCCGGCGGCTGGGACACCCAGTGCGCATCCAATGGCGCTACTATTGGGTCTTCTCGATGGATGttttccagagagagagagagagagagagagagagatggatgggTGATGAGTTCTATGCCATAAACCTGCCTATCCTGGCATACTGGACCAATGCCTGGTCTACTGCTTTCACACGTGATCGGTTCAAATTTTTGGGACCAGGATAAGCTTGGGTTAATCAATTCAAATTAGGTTTCTTGTGCATTATACTCATATGTTTTAAGCACATACATACCTATTAACCCTCCCCNNNNNNNNNNNNNNNNNNNNCCCCCCCCCCCGCCCTTTTATTTTGTGAGTAGAAAGTATATTAATCaggataaagaaaaatgaaaagcagGCTTCAATGGCAAACCAATAGAGAGCAAGATGTCAATTCCTATTTGCATCAAGGCAAACAAGACATCCATGAAGGATTTTAATTGAAACCTCAGTAATGGACTCCAAATTTGTTCAATGTTGCTCAAGGAGGTAGCCCATattcttttatctctttctcacttgatatgatatgattcactgcattgaaacttgaaagacaaTTTACCAAGAATATCACATGaagtttttttattgaaaatttttaaaatccatcTCCATTCACTATCAAAATGGGAGGATAACTATATGGCTAGACCAACATTTTCGAAGGATACATTTCCAGATTGaataagaacaagaacaagagaaaaatagaggtCAACATTTTCAATGAAACttcaataaaaaaacaacaatttgagatacaaatattttttttgaaaaagaaaatcctgAGTAACAAGAAAATTAGTCAAAACAGTACGCTATGATCAGATGGAATACAATCGGCCAACCCAAGATAAGAGGAGGTCTTGGAATTAGTGATTCAGAAACCCACAATTTGGCCCTCCTCCTTAAACTAGGATGGAGATTAATAACAAATGAAAATTGCCTTTGGACCAAGATTCTCAAAGCCAAGTACTTCCATAATTGATCCATTTTTTACCACAAAATAGTGAGAGCTTGTGGTTCTTTTTGCTGGAACAGCATTTGTAAAATCATTGCTTGGTTGAAAAAGATGGTAATCAAAAGAATTGGTAATGGAGGATAAACTGTCTTTTGGGATGACCCTTGGGTCCAGAAAGACAACATGTCACTGGATCTGGCATGTTTCAAAGTGAGGGACCCTCCTATTGAAATAGTTAGTGATACCTTGACCAATAGGCAATGGAATACGGCTTTATTAAACTCAACACTACCACCCCACTTTGTGGTGATCATTGCAAAGATTCCATGCTCGCGAGAGAGGGACTAATGGTGGTGTTCCCTATTGAAAGAGGGGACCTTTAAAACAGGTTTAGCTACAAGATTCCTTAAAAACAGTTCCCTTTCCATTTCCAATGAACAACCCCATAGATGCAGGTGTACTAGTCCATGTGCTAAatggtggaaatttttttagaagatcAAAATCCAccctaaatttaaaattttcctttggaGAACCATTAACAACGGGTTACCCACTAAGGAAATTTTATCCAAATGGGTGGATTTGGACATCACTTGTGGCAGTTGTAATAATAATCAGGAAATTGTCTACCATGTGCTTTTTGAGTGCGAATTTGCCAAGCGGGCTTGGGCCATGGGACCCTTGGGTTTCAAACCAGACAAGATTCTGGTATCAGATATTAGGAAATTGGTAATGTTCTGTTTCAACTCGGGCTTTTTACCCAAAAATGATCAATCATGGTTCTTTTCAATCTTTATGATCACAAGCTATTTTATTTGGAGGCACAGGAATTACTCACCTTTTGTGAACAGAAACCAAGTGCACTCCAAATGGTCAAACAGATTGAATTATGGATCGCTGTTAGAATGACCGAGACGGAACCTAAACCACTTTCTGATCGGATGCAAACAATGGTGACTTTGGAACCAGACACCATCACCGACACAAACAGAATTATCATCACAAGTGTCAAGGACAAAGGGGGGGACTAAATCTGCATGGGCTCTAAGTATTGTTTCATCTGGAAAATGCATACTAATGGAGTCTGATTTTTGTATGATAGGAAAGGATGGTAAGACGGAGGCTTTAGGACTGATACAAGGGTTAACTAAGACACGAGCAAGACGGAAAGAGATAGACCAGGTGTGGAGCGATGTGAAAGATTGGATGGCTGCTGCAAAACAATCATGATTTTGTAGTTAATTCTTAGCCTAGAACCATGCTAGTAGTATGTCTAGAGCTGGAGAACCACCACTCACCCAAACTTTTGTATAATAACTAATCCTAAGCATATGGAGGGCCTAAAAGTCTAACCAAAGAAGTATTGTCTATAAAACAGTATCAACTGAAAGTATTATGTAATAGCTATAGGATTATCTAATctatcttttatttgtttgaataaaaaaaagaaaaaaaaaacagtacgCTATTTGAACACCCCGACGAAGGCATACCATGTTCCCACAATAGTTCATTAATTATTTAAAGCACGTCTCATTTCATCTGTCTAATGTCCATAGATTGTGCTAATTTAAATTTCTTCCAATCTCCAACCACCTGGCTGACAGACAAGAATCATTAGAAATAGGAGTGTCGCTACATCTACCCCTtcaagaaatataaaaaaaaatatgatcagAGATCTCCCCCTCTAACTGATTATTTGAGTAATTAGTTTCCATGAAATATCAATAAGAAcacatttttatgattttatacaTCCATTTCCAAACGGAAATACAAAAACACCAGATAGGCAAGTCAAATTTGTACGCCACATGATTGAATAGTCTTCtatttgatgagagagagagagagagagaaagagcttGTGTACAAATTGATTGGAGCAGCAGATAATGAAATAAATGAAGTCAActaagaaattttctttttttttttttggtagaaaatattTTCTGTTTATATTATTAATGAAGACTTTGTAAATTTCCAGGAACtcaattataataataaaaaaccaatcaaGACAATGGAGATCAACCAATATAAAAGGTCCATACCCAATACCAAATACTTGTAAGTAACCTAAACAACCATAGAGAAGATGGATCCCTTTGGCTCAGCAATCCTTATAGTACTTCTTCCTGCATTCATGTCCTTATCAGTTTCTTCAGCAACTTCTAATTCAACCTCCGAGCAATTCCTCAATTGTGTCTCATCTCATTCTGGAGCCACCAACTCAATCTCTAAAGTTCTCTATAGTCCAACCAACTCTTCCTTTACCCCTATCTTGAATTCTACAATACAGAACCTCAGATTCCTATCATCTAAAAGCCCTAAACCTTTGTTTATAATCACACCCACTATTGATTCCCATATCCAAGCAGCAGTTATATGTTCTAGAAAAAATGGATTGCAGATCAAAGTCCGAAGTGGAGGGCACGACTACGAAGGTTTATCTTATCGATCTGATGTCCCGTTCATCATCGTTGATCTTCGCAATTTTCGATTAATCACAGTGGATACAGTAGAAAAAACAGCTTGGGTTCAGGCTGGTTCAACTCTCGGGGAAGTTTATTATCACATTGCAAATAAAAGCAATACTCTTGGCTTCCCTGCAGGGCTTTGTTCCACAGTAGGTGTTGGTGGGCACATCAGTGGAGGTGGCATAGGGACCTTGATGAGAAAATATGGTCTTGCAGCTGATAATATCATTGATGCTTACATTGTGGATGTTAATGGGAGAATCCTTAACAGAACATCAATGGGTGAAGATCTATTTTGGGCTattagaggaggaggaggtgccAGCTTTGGAATCATAGTCTCATGGAAGATCAAATTGGTTCCTGTTCCACCTACTGTTACTGTCTTTACAGTCCAAAGAACACTACAACAAGGTGCAACCAAACTTGTAAGTAGATGGCAGCAGTTAGCTTATATGTTCAATGAAGACCTCCTTATAAGGGCCATAGCAATAGTGGCAAATGGGGCCACAAAAGAGGAAAGCACAATCCTAGTTACTTTTCAGTCTCTGTTCCTTGGAAGAGTTAAGGAACTCCTCCCTTTGATGAATAACAGCTTCCCTGAGCTGGGTTTGGAAGCCAAGGACTGCACTGAGATGAGTTGGATCAATTCTACTTTATATTTTGCTGGCTTTACTAATGGAGAGTCTATTGATGTTCTTCTGAACAGGACTTTACAGTCCAAGATCTTTTACAAGGCCAAGTCTGATTTTTTGCAAGAACCCATTTCTGAAACTGGGTTGGAAAAGATTTGGAATGAGCTTTTGCAAGGAAATATTAGTCCTGTGGTGATCATGGATCCTCTAGGGGGAAGGATGAGTCAGATCTCAGATACTGAAACACCCTTCCCACATAGAGCTGGCAACTTGTACAATATTCAATACTATATGTACTGGCAAGATGGAAGCACTAACACAACCAAAGAGCATTTACAAAGGATGAGAAAGATCTATAAGTTCATGACCCCTTATGTTTCCAAGCATCCAAGGTCTGCATATCTCAACTATAGGGATCTTGATTTGGGTAGTAGCGATATGCGTAATACAAGTTACAGAAAAGCTAGTGTTTGGGGAAATAGCTAtttcaagaacaacttcaagaGATTAGCATCTGTGAAGAGCATGGTTGATCCAAccaatttcttttgggatgaacAAAGCATTCCACCTTTGAACTTTTAGTGGTTACTTTGTTACATGGTTCTTGTTTACATAAAGGGAAATGGTGTCATTAATTTATTCAGTATGTACCATTCAATTTTATTAAACTTTTATTGAATAAATTTGTTGGgtataatgtcttgtattcGGTCACTTGCATTTTTTTAGGGCTACATGATTATTTTGGTGAACTACATGTATGGAGTTTTGTTATAAATTTGTAATGAGGgttctttctttgtaatcaaTCTGAAAAAGGTATGAGGATGAGCGACTGAACCCTGTTCTTCATTGATAATGAAACATATTTCATCCATCATGGACATAGGCAATCTTACTGAAACACATTCTTATTTTTTCGACCCAACCTATAcattcctatttttccttttcattttaatacaaatgaatttttagccaaaaaaacaGAGATAGCCCCGGATCTGCCTTTTTAGCTGAATGTGCTGTCTTGAGAATGGATCTTCAGTAAACTTTGGAGTTGGGTATTCAGAGCATAGTGGTGGATTTTGATTGTGCTGATCTTGTGGAATGCATCAAAGTGCATCTTTTCCTCCATGGGAAATTTAAGCTTATGTTCATGACATTTGTAGCTTAAATTACTATCTTCTATTGTTGAGAATGTTTTAAGGACTGAAAACTCCTCTGCTTCTTTTCTAGCTTCTTTTGTAACTTCTTCTATGTTCATTTTCTATGTAAATGGATGGACATGTCACCATTATTCTTTGGAATGCTCTTGAACTTGGTCGTTGTAATTGATCTTAACacataatttatttttgaaaaagaaaattatatatcCCATGTTAATCActtataatgtattttttttttgttcaccaTGGTATCCGGGCTAGTTTAGGCGTACCTCGACTAATCTTCGAGAAGACTAGCATAGCAACCCACcaccacggtctccacttaaatcgcaaatGCATAGATAGAGAATCAAACATGAGACCATACACCTATCCACATAATTCCCAATTCGTCCTAATCATCCCTTTCAAATCTTCAATTCTTTTATATATTCTTGACTTCTGTAGGAGACTTTTCATATGGtagaaaaactaaaaaattacTGGGAGCAGAGCCTAACGTGTGGCAAGACCTGAACAGGATTGATTAAataaaccttccatagttgtcTTAGTGGATATTTTAAGGGTTTATGGGGCTAATCAATCTTATTAAATTGTGGAGGTGCACGTGTTGAATTCAAACATTTGATAGATATATGCTCACCTTATATTACGTATTTCCatgttaattaattaattaatttttcgtAGAATATAATTTAAGTTCAAAGCCTTCACTTCTTTCACATGCATTGGAgactttttttaatttgaaatggTAGTTAATTACTGGTATAGCTATTAGGGTGGCAAAATCTGACATGGCACGCCAGCCCAATCCGAATCCAAGACGCTCTCAGAGCTCacagttttaaaaattggatcggaATTATTGGACTCAGTATATCTAACTCAGACTAAACCTCTGTTTTTAAGTTTACTGAGTTTGATTGAATTAACGCCAGCCCTATCCGAATCCAAGACGCTCTCAGAGCTCACAGTGTTAAAAATTGGATCGGAATTATTGGACTCAGTATATCTAACTCAGACTAAACCTCTGTTTTTAAGTTTACTGAGTTTGATTGAATTAACGCCAGCCCTATCCGAATCCAAGACGCTCTCAGAGCTCACAGTGTTAAAAATTGGATCGGAATTATTGGACTCAGTATATCTAACTCAGACTAAACCTCTGTTTTTAAGTTTACTGAGTTTGATTGAATTAACGCCAGCCCAATCCGAATCCAAGACGCTCTCAGAGCTCacagttttaaaaattggatcggaATTATTGGACTCAGTATGTCTAACTCAGACTAAACCTCTGTTTTTAAGTTTACCGAGTTTGATTGAATTAAGTGTCAGGGCGAGTATGGATGGTCTAAGTCCAATTGATCGTGAagaccatggtttgaggaattggatggAATTAATAATGGTTTTGGCTTTGATTAATCCTGATTTAATTACAAACAAAGGGTGAACTATTGTAAAGATGTTTTTCTAAATTGAACCCAGAGATATTTTTGTCCTATTCAGGTCGATTTGGATTGGGGTTGAATTGGTATTAGCCTCAACCCGATTCCATCTTCTCAAACCTTGATCGTGACACATTATGATGATAGGAATTAGAACTGAATCACCACTCTCACGTTTGGCACTGTACAAATCCGTCTTATGTAATGTTTCAGTGCTAAGAGTGCTTCTACAATTTTCTGCTCTTGGGGAGAaattctgcaaaaaaaaaaaaaaNNNNNNNNNNNNNNNNNNNNNNNNNNNNNNNNNNNNNNNNNNNNNNNNNNNNNNNNNNNNNNNNNNNNNNNNNNNNNNNNNNNNNNNNNNNNNNNNNNNNNNNNNNNNNNNNNNNNNNNNNNNNNNNNNNNNNNNNNNNNNNNNNNNNNNNNNNNNNNNNNNNNNNNNNNNNNNNNNNNNNNNNNNNNNNNNNNNNNNNNNNNNNNNNNNNNNNNNNNNNNNNNNNNNNNNNNNNNNNNNNNNNNNNNNNNNNNNNNNNNNNNNNNNNNNNNNNNNNNNNNNNNNNNNNNNNNNNNNNNNNNNNNNNNNNNNNNNNNNNNNNNNNNNNNNNNNNNNNNNNNNNNNNNNNNNNNNNNNNNNNNNNNNNNNNNNNNNNNNNNNNNNNNNNNNNNNNNNNNNNNNNNNNNNNNNNNNNNNNNNNNNNNNNNNNNNNNNNNNNNNNNNNNNNNNNNNNNNNNNNNNNNNNNNNNNNNNNNNNNNNNNNNNNNNNNNNNNNNNNNNNNNNNNNNNNNNNNNNNNNNNNNNNNNNNNNNNNNNNNNNNNNNNNNNNNNNNNNNNNNNNNNNNNNNNNNNNNNNNNNNNNNNNNNNNNNNNNNNNNNNNNNNNNNNNNNNNNNNNNNNNNNNNNNNNNNNNNNNNNNNNNNNNNNNNNNNNNNNNNNNNNNNNNNNNNNNNNNNNNNNNNNNNNNNNNNNNNNNNNNNNNNNNNNNNNNNNNNNNNNNNNNNNNNNNNNNNNNNNNNNNNNNNNNNNNNNNNNNNNNNNNNNNNNNNNNNNNNNNNNNNNNNNNNNNNNNNNNNNNNNNNNNNNNNNNNNNNNNNNNNNNNNNNNNNNNNNNNNNNNNNNNNNNNNNNNNNNNNNNNNNNNNNNNNNNNNNNNNNNNNNNNNNNNNNNNNNNNNNNNNNNNNNNNNNNNNNNNNNNNNNNNNNNNNNNNNNNNNNNNNNNNNNNNNNNNNNNNNNNNNNNNNNNNNNNNNNNNNNNNNNNNNNNNNNNNNNNNNNNNNNNNNNNNNNNNNNNNNNNNNNNNNNNNNNNNNNNNNNNNNNNNNNNNNNNNNNNNNNNNNNNNNNNNNNNNNNNNNNNNNNNNNNNNNNNNNNNNNNNNNNNNNNNNNNNNNNNNNNNNNNNNNNNNNNNNNNNNNNNNNNNNNNNNNNNNNNNNNNNNNNNNNNNNNNNNNNNNNNNNNNNNNNNNNNNNNNNNNNNNNNNNNNNNNNNNNNNNNNNNNNNNNNNNNNNNNNNNNNNNNNNNNNNNNNNNNNNNNNNNNNNNNNNNNNNNNNNNNNNNNNNNNNNNNNNNNNNNNNNNNNNNNNNNNNNNNNNNNNNNNNNNNNNNNNNNNNNNNNNNNNNNNNNNNNNNNNNNNNNNNNNNNNNNNNNNNNNNNNNNNNNNNNNNNNNNNNNNNNNNNNNNNNNNNNNNNNNNNNNNNNNNNNNNNNNNNNNNNNNNNNNNNNNNNNNNNNNNNNNNNNNNNNNNNNNNNNNNNNNNNNNNNNNNNNNNNNNNNNNNNNNNNNNNNNNNNNNNNNNNNNNNNNNNNNNNNNNNNNNNNNNNNNNNNNNNNNNNNNNNNNNNNNNNNNNNNNNNNNNNNNNNNNNNNNNNNNNNNNNNNNNNNNNNNNNNNNNNNNNNNNNNNNNNNNNNNNNNNNNNNNNNNNNNNNNNNNNNNNNNNNNNNNNNNNNNNNNNNNNNNNNNNNNNNNNNNNNNNNNNNNNNNNNNNNNNNNNNNNNNNNNNNNNNNNNNNNNNNNNNNNNNNNNNNNNNNNNNNNNNNNNNNNNNNNNNNNNNNNNNNNNNNNNNNNNNNNNNNNNNNNNNNNNNNNNNNNNNNNNNNNNNNNNNNNNNNNNNNNNNNNNNNNNNNNNNNNNNNNNNNNNNNNNNNNNNNNNNNNNNNNNNNNNNNNNNNNNNNNNNNNNNNNNNNNNNNNNNNNNNNNNNNNNNNNNNNNNNNNNNNNNNNNNNNNNNNNNNNNNNNNNNNNNNNNNNNNNNNNNNNNNCTGTTTATGATAGGATCCATATACTTTCATTAGCTCTAGGTCAGAAATCTCTAGAATAATCCTGTACAAAAtaaacatgaatttttttttttttattttcttttatttttattttggtgggGTGGCAGGTTGGGGTGGGGGATCTCCTTTTAAAAGATGCGAAAAAGACCATTACCCCATAATGTTGCATATGCCTAGATATATGAGGAAGTAGAGCCGAGCACCTTAAAAGATATATCAGAGGTTTTATTGCCTTTAACCAGGGTTCTAAAAATCGATAAATCATATTAGGAATCGACCAACTCGCTTAGGAATCGATTGGGACTGTTTCTGATTTCTGTTGTTTTGACTCGAAATATTCTTGTCAATATTCCCTTGCATCAATGGGGTTTGGTGGGGTTTTCATATCAATGGCCTTTTTTAGGGTTCTTGAAACTGATTCCGGCTGATTCCAAACTCATTTGAATCTCCCCGAATCTTGTTTTAAAACCTATCTTTAGCAGCTAAAGCCAGGTTTTCTTGTAGTGTAATATAAAGATGGTTGCATTGCTTATGCTCAATCTAGAGAAACCATACACCAGATCATATTCCAATGTCATTTTGCTAGTTTAGCCTTGCTtgattcctcttttttttcttttctttcttagcACCATTATTAAGTTAGATTGGGTGCTTATTTTTTGTAATTCAGTAAGTGTTTGTAATATTGGTGCTTCAATTAGACCTAATTTCAGGTCGGCCAAAGTATCATCAAAAAATCTGCAGAGTTTTCATTAGACTAAGAAGACGGCTACTTGAATAGATTAATATCATAGAAGCAGTTGCCAAGAGTTAAGTGTTGTTAAGTTATTTTACAAGTATATGCAGCCTTGAGGATTCGAGGACAAAGAAACAAATTTTTGAAAGAGTGACATCATGGAagattctgaaaattttatctttttatttattttttctatatcCTTAAAAGATTAATGAAAAATCATGTGAGGAGAAAGCTACGTCATTTGTTCAGTGAGACTTAGATCGTTGCTTGCTTGTGTGGCCTTTGCATTAGTATAGGGGTCAATGAGAGTGTACATTATGGGCATTAACacttgaatgagattttttatttcataggggACTATGAGGTTATTTCACGTGCCCCTACATTGGGGCGCAAGGGTCATGTGACTAGgcagctttctttttcccaaatattaaacattattattgttttctttaaaaaaactgggaaagaaaaaagaaggaaaaagaaacaacACAATTTGGGAAGGTCGAcctcctatttttttcttatttagtgATTGCTTATCTTTTGTGAACTTATACTTATCttccttttccatttctttgCTCAATGATATGTTTGTTTCCTTGCTTTTGTTCTTATCAATAAAAATTGTTATTCAGAAAAATGCGGATTTATTGTAGTTCTTCTCTTTTACTGCATAAAATTTTCCTTGagatgagaaagaaagagagtagcagtttttccttgattcttgttGGAAATTTTCCTTCAGACTATGTTCGATtgtaaagaataaataaataattaaaataaaaatttcaaaaaaaattgaatttatgaagaaaaatagacacataaatcaatcattacaTCATAATCTGAGAAAAATGGGTGATGGGTTCTTATTAAGGATGAGAACTATATGTCATAAACTTGCCTAtcctctattaaaaaaaaaaaaaaaactacctaTGCTGGTCCAGCCCAAACTTGAACCAATGCCTGGTGTATTGCCCACACTTCTGATCAATTCTAACTTCTGGGCCAGGATGGGCTTGGCTAATTAATTCACATTAGATTTAATCTGCATTAAACTCATTTGTTTTAAGTacataaaatatattacacttaatcGCCCACCTATGAACTACTACTGTGACATttaagaatacggcaagtaccaaacctgcctaggagatcggtgaggtgttcTCACTAAATATATGGTAAGTACCAGAAAGTTTAGGAGATTGGTAaaagtgtgcaaactttagtcccacatcacctagaGAGAGATTATTGGAGAAGTTAATAACTTCTAGcatccttaacatggcacaacgggttttaaaactttgaagcccatgggccaaagaagacaatattgtgcaaggttaatagaGCCGTGATATTACAAATGATACAAGAGCAGATTCACACAATGTGTCCTGTGCCAAAAAGGGGGAAATTATGATatccaagaatacggcaagtaccaaacCCGCCTACGACACGTACCAAGAaatttgggagatcggtgaaggTGTGCAGACTAGTTAATAATCTCTAGCCTTTTTAACAGACATAACGCATTTTAAAGTCTTCAGGACCATGGACCAAAGAGGACAACATTGTGACGGTTAATGGGGGCGGAGCGTTACAACTACCAAGTTCTTTGGCATCTTGcattatgattattttttgaattatttatttttgtccatagaaaatcaattttgataaCTTGACTCTTTTTTTTATGCACTGATCTGATGGAATTAGTTGGAGGGTAGTTCCCCTTGTCTTAGATGTTTATAATACtttacctttttctttcttcctttttttttcttcttttgttttgtgttttttgttttttgtttttttttttttccaaggccAATGAcgtgattgttttttttttaatatctttgcTTAGGCAATTGTTAAAAAACTTCAACTAGCAAGATGTAAAATGGATACGTATgtcctttcttctattttgtaaggttattttgtttccttctattaaaaagaaaaagaaaaactaaataaataaactgatAGAATT from Macadamia integrifolia cultivar HAES 741 chromosome 14, SCU_Mint_v3, whole genome shotgun sequence encodes the following:
- the LOC122060736 gene encoding O-acetylstemmadenine oxidase-like; protein product: MSLSVSSATSNSTSEQFLNCVSSHSGATNSISKVLYSPTNSSFTPILNSTIQNLRFLSSKSPKPLFIITPTIDSHIQAAVICSRKNGLQIKVRSGGHDYEGLSYRSDVPFIIVDLRNFRLITVDTVEKTAWVQAGSTLGEVYYHIANKSNTLGFPAGLCSTVGVGGHISGGGIGTLMRKYGLAADNIIDAYIVDVNGRILNRTSMGEDLFWAIRGGGGASFGIIVSWKIKLVPVPPTVTVFTVQRTLQQGATKLVSRWQQLAYMFNEDLLIRAIAIVANGATKEESTILVTFQSLFLGRVKELLPLMNNSFPELGLEAKDCTEMSWINSTLYFAGFTNGESIDVLLNRTLQSKIFYKAKSDFLQEPISETGLEKIWNELLQGNISPVVIMDPLGGRMSQISDTETPFPHRAGNLYNIQYYMYWQDGSTNTTKEHLQRMRKIYKFMTPYVSKHPRSAYLNYRDLDLGSSDMRNTSYRKASVWGNSYFKNNFKRLASVKSMVDPTNFFWDEQSIPPLNF